The stretch of DNA ACGTGATCAGAAGACCGCAGGCAAGGTGCGCATGATGGCCGATGGCGGCGCCGTCTGGACCCGCGCGCTGGGCCTGGACATGGACCTGACAGAACGCGGCATGGGCGTGCGCTCGCAGCGCTATTCGGCCCTGGTCGAGAACGGCGTGGTCAAGACCCTCAACGTCGAAGCCGCCGGCAAGTTCGAGGTCAGCGACGCGGACACGCTGCTGTCGCAGGCTTGATCTTGTTTGACTTGCGCAGCAATGCCGCCCGCGTAGCATAGGCCGCGCGGGCGGTTTGCTTTTGCAGCCGGGCCTATCCATTACTTCCATTGCCGCGTGCGCCAGACCGGTATCATGTTCGCCACCCTCGCCGTCTTCACCCCGCTTTATCTGACCAGCCTGATGTTGCTCGCGAGCACCGGAATGCTGGCCATGTACATAGGCCTGTTTCTGGCCCAGCAGTCGGTCAGCGAAACCTGGATCGGCGCGCTGATGGCGGGCTATTACCTGGGCGTGGTGCTGGGCGGGCGCATGGGTCACAGGCTGATCAGCCGGGTGGGGCACATTCGTGCCTTCGCGGTCTGCGCGGCCGTGGGCACCTGCCTGGTGCTGGCGCTGGATCTGTCCAGCTGGCTGCCCTTGTGGCTGGGCCTGCGCATCGCCTTCGGCATCATGATCGTGACGGCGCTGGTGGTCATCGAAAGCTGGTTCAACGAGAAGGCCACCAACCAGCAGCGCGGCCGCGTGTTCGCGGCGTACATGGTGGTGTCCAGCCTGGGCACCATGTTGGGCCAACTGACGCTGACGCGTTATACCCGGCTCGACGAGCAGCCTCTGATCATCGCGGCCATGTTGTGCGCGCTATCCCTGGTGCCGCTTGCGGTGGTCAATGCCGGGCATCCCTCCACGCCCCGGCCGGCGCCGCTGGACCTGCCCTATTACTTCAAGCGCGTGCCGTCGGCGCTTTTCGTCCTGGTTGTTTCGGGGCTGGAGCAGGGCTCTTTCTACGGACTGGCGGCGGTCTACGCCGTCAAGCAAGGGTGTACGCCCGCCCAGGCGGCTGTTTTCATGTCGGTGGCGGTCGGCTGCTCGCTGCTGTCGCAATGGCCCATGGGCTGGCTGTCGGACCGGTTTGGCCGTGAACGGCTGGTTCGTTGCAATGCCATGCTGCTGGCCGTGCTGCCCGTGTTGTTGTGGGGCTGGTTCGTGCCGCCGTTCTGGCTGTTGATACTGATCGCCTGCGTGCAGGGGCCGCTGCAGTCCAGCCTTTATCCCCTGGGCGTGGCGCTGGCCAACGATCGCATCGATCCCGAACGCCGGGTGGGCGTGAGCGCCGTCCTGTATATGGCCTATGGCGTCGGAGCCTGCGTGGGCCCGTTGGTGGCCGGCGCCCTCATGGCGCATACCGAACCGGCCAGCTATTACGTGTTCGTGTCGGGCTGTGCGGCCTTGTTGGCAGTGATCGCCGCGCGCAGAATCGGGCCTGGCGCCGGGTCTGAAACGCCCACAGCAAACATTGCCGAGCCTCAGCCCTAGACGTTGTACGTCTGCGCACGCAGGCCCAGGCGCGCCAGCAGCCGCTGGTCGGCCTGGGCCTGCGGATTGGCGGTCGTAAGCAGCGCCTCACCGTAGAAAATCGAGTTGGCGCCAGCCATGAAGCACAGCGCCTGTTCGGAGTCGCTCAGCGTTTCGCGGCCGGCGGACAGGCGCACCATGGCGCGCGGCATGGCAATGCGCGCCACCGCGAGGGTGCGGATGAACTCGAACGGATCCAGCGCCTGGGCCTGCGCCAGTGGCGTTCCCTGGACCCGCACCAGGTTGTTGATGGGCACCGATTCCGGATAGGGATCCAGATTGGCCAGCTGGGCGATCAGGCCGGCGCGCTGCCGGCGCGATTCGCCCATGCCGACGATGCCGCCGCAGCAGACCGAGATGCCGGCCTGGCGCACCCGCTCCAGGGTGTCGAGCCGGTCCTGGTAGGTGCGGGTGGAGATGACGTTGCCGTAGAACTCGGGCGAGGTGTCCAGGTTGTGGTTGTAGTAGTCCAGGCCGGCCGATCGCAGTTGCTCGGCCTGGCCCTCGCGCAGCATGCCCAGCGTGACGCAGGTTTCCAGGCCCAGGGCCTTGACTCCCGCCACCATTTCGGCCACCGCGTCCAGGTGGTGCGGTTTGGGACTGCGCCAGGCCGCGCCCATGCAAAAGCGCTGTGCGCCCTTATCCTTGGCGGCCCGGGCAGCGGCCAGCACCTGGTCCAGGGGCATCAGGCTTTCGGCCTGGACACCCGTCTCGTATCGCGCCGACTGCGGACAATAGGCGCAGTCTTCGGGGCAGCCGCCGGTCTTGATCGACAGCAGCGTGGAGAGCTGGATGGTGTCGTCGGGGAAGTGTTCGCGATGCACCGTCCGTGCCTGATACAGCAGCTCGGGCAAAGGCAGTTCGTAGAGGGCGAGCAGGTCCTTGACCTGCCAGGCGCCGGCCTGGCCAGATGCGGTGTGGTTCATGGTGCGAAGCCGAAAAGCAGGAAGGGACCGGCCCGGCGGGCGGGCATCGGAATGGCCGGGGCTATATCGAGGGCATCATCGCCGCGATCGCTGCCAGCGCCAGAATCAGCCCCAGCAGGTTCAGGCGGCTAAGCGGTTCGCGAAAGGCCATGGCGCCGATCAGCGTGCCCAGGGCAATGACGCCCAGGTTCATGGACGCGAACACCAGTGCCGGGTTGTGCGGCAGGCTCTGGTGCGCCTTGATGTACGTGTAGATGTTTGCGAAGTTCATTGCACCCAGCGTCAGTCCCATGGCGAGGGTTCGCATTTGCCACTGCGCGCGGGCGAAAAGTAGGTAAAGCAGCATCAGTACCGCCGCCAGCACGAAGATGCCCAGCAGCCCGGCGGTGAAGGCGGTGCCTGTCTGCGATAGGCGCTTAAAGAGTATGTCGATCACGCCGTAGCCCACCCACACCGAGAGCGGCCACACCCAGCCCTGGCCCGCGCCGCCCTCGCCCTTGCCGGAAGTGCCCGGTCGGTTGAGCAGGCAGCCCAGCGCGGCACAGGCGGCCAGTATGGCCAGACCTCGGCGCTGCGTCAGCGCTTGGCCAAAGAGCGCGAAGGCCGCCAGCAGCGGGATGAAGAGCGAAAGCCTCTGTGCCACCTCGCTGCGCACGATGCCGGCATACCGCACTGACTGGCCCAGTGCGATGAACACGGCGGGCAGCAGCACGGCCAGCGTCAGCATTAGCGGCCAGGCATGGATGTGCTCGAGTTCGCGCACGGGCGAAGGCACGTAGATGAGCCAGCACAGTACGGCGGCCACGATGTAGTTGCTAAAGATCGCCTGGCGCAGATCCACGCCGGCACCGCGCATGAATTTCAGCAGTACGGAGACGATCACGCTGCAGCACACGCTGCAAATCAGGTAGAAAAAACCGGGGCTGACGTGGGGCAGGGACATGCGAAGCGGTTCCAGAAGAAGGTGTCGGGTCCATGGGCCGGGCCGGTTTGCGGCTTGCCAGGACTCAGTTGCCGCGATCGTAAGGATGCCCGATGCAATGCGCAATGGCGCTCGTTGGGGCTTTATGTCGGTCGTTTTCCCTTATTTGGCAGATAAAGAATGCCTTTTAGTGTCTTGGGTCTGTATCGTGCCGCGATTTTGCATGAGGCCGCGGCATGCGGATTTATGTGTTTTTTTGTAAATCCAGCTGGGCGGGTGCGGCATGCTGTGTGCGGTCTGCGCAGGTCCGCGCCGCATGTCAGATGCGATCAGGCTCTTTCTTGATCAAGTCGTAGAAGACTTTCGCGGTGGGCGACAAAGGATGGTTCTTGCGGCTGAGCAGCCCCAAAGTGCGCGAGACTTCGGGGTCCACCAAGGGTATGGCGCGCAGCGTCGAGTGCTTCTTGCGCGGCAGCGCCAGCCTGGGCACGGCGGCCACGCCGAGGCCGGCCTCGACCATGCCGAGCAATGAGGAGATGTGAGCGACCTCGAAGAACCCGGCCGGTCGCCGCTCGATCTTCGCCAGGGCCGAATCGATGAGCACGCGATTGCCGCTGGATTTGCCCACGGTCATAAAGCATTCGTCGCATAGTTCTTCCCAGCGCACCTTGCGCCGCGCCGCCAGTCGGTGATCGGAGCGCACCGCCAGCACGAAACGTTCGGAGAATATGGGCTCGAAGTCCAGGTCGGGGTCCTGGGTGCCGATGAAGTTGATGCCGAAATCCGCCTGTCTACCCGTCACGGCGTTGAGTACGGTGTTCGCGCTTTCATCCAGAATGTGCACCCGGATATGAGGATAGTGCCTGCTAAAGCGCGCAATGACCGTGGGCAGGAAGTAATAGGCCGCGGAAGGTACGCACGCGACGGTGATCGTGCCTCGGCGATGGGATGCCATATCGGCGATTCCGAGCATGGCGCCTTCCAGTTCGTCGAGCGCGGTTCGGGAGTGGTCAAGAAAACTGCGCCCGACATGGGTCAGGGCCACGTGGCGGGTGCTGCGTTCAAGCAGTTTCACGCCCAGAATGGATTCCAGTTTCTCGATGCGACGGCTCAACGCCGGCGGCGATATATGCAGGTCTTCGGCCGCCGCGCGGAAAGAAAGCCGATCGGCCACCGCGACGAAGGCCTGCAGTTCCTGCAAATCGAAATTGATGCGTGACATGCAATAGTCCTTGAGAAAGTTGCAATTCACTTATTTTTCGGCCAATTGCATCATGGCCGCATGAAAAATGAAATACCTTGCATGCTGATGCGCGGAGGGACCTCGCGCGGGCCGT from Bordetella sp. FB-8 encodes:
- a CDS encoding MFS transporter, whose amino-acid sequence is MFATLAVFTPLYLTSLMLLASTGMLAMYIGLFLAQQSVSETWIGALMAGYYLGVVLGGRMGHRLISRVGHIRAFAVCAAVGTCLVLALDLSSWLPLWLGLRIAFGIMIVTALVVIESWFNEKATNQQRGRVFAAYMVVSSLGTMLGQLTLTRYTRLDEQPLIIAAMLCALSLVPLAVVNAGHPSTPRPAPLDLPYYFKRVPSALFVLVVSGLEQGSFYGLAAVYAVKQGCTPAQAAVFMSVAVGCSLLSQWPMGWLSDRFGRERLVRCNAMLLAVLPVLLWGWFVPPFWLLILIACVQGPLQSSLYPLGVALANDRIDPERRVGVSAVLYMAYGVGACVGPLVAGALMAHTEPASYYVFVSGCAALLAVIAARRIGPGAGSETPTANIAEPQP
- the bioB gene encoding biotin synthase BioB produces the protein MNHTASGQAGAWQVKDLLALYELPLPELLYQARTVHREHFPDDTIQLSTLLSIKTGGCPEDCAYCPQSARYETGVQAESLMPLDQVLAAARAAKDKGAQRFCMGAAWRSPKPHHLDAVAEMVAGVKALGLETCVTLGMLREGQAEQLRSAGLDYYNHNLDTSPEFYGNVISTRTYQDRLDTLERVRQAGISVCCGGIVGMGESRRQRAGLIAQLANLDPYPESVPINNLVRVQGTPLAQAQALDPFEFIRTLAVARIAMPRAMVRLSAGRETLSDSEQALCFMAGANSIFYGEALLTTANPQAQADQRLLARLGLRAQTYNV
- a CDS encoding LysR family transcriptional regulator, with amino-acid sequence MSRINFDLQELQAFVAVADRLSFRAAAEDLHISPPALSRRIEKLESILGVKLLERSTRHVALTHVGRSFLDHSRTALDELEGAMLGIADMASHRRGTITVACVPSAAYYFLPTVIARFSRHYPHIRVHILDESANTVLNAVTGRQADFGINFIGTQDPDLDFEPIFSERFVLAVRSDHRLAARRKVRWEELCDECFMTVGKSSGNRVLIDSALAKIERRPAGFFEVAHISSLLGMVEAGLGVAAVPRLALPRKKHSTLRAIPLVDPEVSRTLGLLSRKNHPLSPTAKVFYDLIKKEPDRI